A region from the Phycisphaerales bacterium genome encodes:
- a CDS encoding VWA domain-containing protein, with the protein MTLRLEQPAWLWILALAIPMIAAGAWWFATLTPVRRVLSVILRTILVTVLALAMAGLSSSREADRFAAIAVVDVSDSVRAFDSSGDSANADTSVETVNAIERARRFLREASTGRKADDLLGVVVFDGSAIAASAPTRGDALDRSLDIRLHEGTDIEGALRLAASLVPRDAVGRLILITDGNQTAGDAVRAADAIASNSTAQFPIDVIPVRYSIAHEVRVVSLDVPSASPADTIVTARVVLESAAPVTGVLRLTDNSQPLVLGNDAEGNPATARRLRLSAGRHVETIEIRLPADRVHRMRAEFTPEPDPSGAPVDTLAENNAAEAVTTTPGVSSVLIVDGSRAGSGGGPLAQVLERRGLRVTSVTPESMPTDLLTLQGYDLVILDNCPADDFDQAAQRNLSTFVRELGGGLIMTGGKQAFISGGWRGSLLEPILPVRLDSPNKILEPMVATVLVTDSSGSMAWPVFGSNKSKQQLANEAAALAIRSIDPLDMVGLIAFNNQPEVVIPLAPNADPAANSDKAMRVHPDGGTNIPPALDLAASQLGTTKAAVKHIIVLTDGRSQGRDFLPEQCARLSKKGIRVSTIAVGADADTEMMEQMASRGGGEYFFVSSASALPRIFLKAIRVARAPAYREEVFQPLLMPTGAPATVGLSALPPLNGLCLTEFRRDATVSNDIVSEQGEPLLSTWAVELGRVAAFTSDTGTPSGDSSHAWADTWLDWPGYETMWSQLARAIARPATSVSFTPTTTNEGGRTRIRLESIDDSLLAPDAGPLTMKGSVYAGNSTMADLSFTPVGPGVFEATIPTPNSSDGPAIIIARPTRMPNANSSNTDRASALSPVIVGVSPPASAELASLTSNNTLLEQIANRSGGRVLDLNDPAARLFVRAGVPPRFAVTPLTMPLLAWAIVLLMLDIANRRVAWDRLFSTDEIRETQRALEEKSRKAAAGVGAALGSVRGTRTDAHDPLVSTSLTLSEEDARRLRDQARENRRAARMAQQSQSTPNATPPIETATRTSTTTPVESSPSPMDSTQEKREESSDLLAAKRRASKRFEEN; encoded by the coding sequence GTGACGCTTCGACTCGAGCAACCCGCGTGGCTGTGGATTCTCGCGCTGGCGATCCCGATGATCGCCGCCGGAGCGTGGTGGTTCGCGACGCTCACACCGGTGCGGCGTGTGCTGAGCGTGATCCTGCGAACGATCCTCGTCACGGTGCTCGCGCTCGCGATGGCGGGGTTGTCATCGTCGCGCGAGGCCGATCGCTTCGCCGCGATTGCCGTGGTCGATGTTTCGGATTCGGTCCGCGCGTTCGATTCCAGCGGCGACAGCGCGAACGCCGACACCTCGGTCGAAACCGTCAACGCGATCGAGCGGGCGAGACGATTCCTGCGTGAGGCCTCGACCGGACGCAAGGCCGATGACCTGCTGGGCGTGGTCGTTTTCGACGGCTCGGCGATCGCGGCGTCGGCGCCGACACGGGGCGACGCGCTCGATCGCTCTCTCGACATTCGGCTGCATGAGGGCACGGACATCGAGGGCGCGCTCAGGCTCGCCGCGAGCCTGGTGCCGCGCGATGCCGTTGGTCGTTTAATCCTCATCACCGACGGAAACCAAACGGCCGGAGACGCGGTCCGCGCGGCGGACGCCATCGCCTCGAACTCCACAGCACAGTTTCCGATCGATGTCATCCCCGTGCGATACTCGATCGCGCACGAGGTCCGTGTGGTCTCGCTCGACGTCCCCAGCGCCTCGCCCGCGGACACCATCGTGACCGCGCGCGTCGTCCTCGAGAGCGCGGCACCGGTGACGGGAGTCTTACGGCTGACAGACAACTCCCAACCGCTCGTGCTCGGAAACGATGCCGAGGGCAACCCAGCGACCGCACGACGCCTGCGGCTTTCGGCGGGGCGACACGTCGAGACGATCGAGATTCGTCTGCCAGCGGATCGCGTGCATCGGATGCGTGCCGAGTTCACGCCGGAGCCTGATCCTTCAGGCGCTCCGGTAGACACGCTCGCCGAGAACAACGCGGCAGAAGCCGTGACGACAACGCCCGGCGTCTCGTCCGTGCTCATCGTGGATGGATCGCGTGCCGGTTCCGGCGGTGGCCCGCTCGCGCAAGTGCTCGAACGCCGCGGCCTGCGCGTCACCAGCGTCACGCCCGAGTCCATGCCGACGGATCTGCTCACGCTCCAGGGCTACGACCTCGTCATCCTCGACAACTGCCCCGCCGACGACTTCGACCAAGCCGCCCAGCGAAACCTGAGCACCTTCGTGCGCGAACTCGGCGGCGGACTCATCATGACCGGCGGGAAACAGGCCTTCATCAGCGGCGGCTGGCGCGGCAGCCTCCTCGAGCCGATCCTGCCCGTGCGTCTCGATTCGCCCAACAAGATCCTCGAGCCGATGGTCGCGACGGTCCTCGTCACCGATTCCTCGGGCTCGATGGCGTGGCCCGTCTTCGGGAGCAACAAGAGCAAACAGCAACTCGCCAACGAGGCGGCAGCACTCGCGATCCGCAGCATCGACCCCCTCGACATGGTCGGCCTCATCGCCTTCAACAACCAGCCCGAGGTCGTCATCCCGCTCGCCCCCAACGCCGATCCAGCAGCGAACTCGGACAAGGCGATGCGTGTGCACCCCGATGGTGGCACGAACATCCCGCCCGCGCTCGATCTCGCGGCGTCACAACTGGGCACGACCAAGGCCGCCGTGAAACACATCATCGTGCTCACCGATGGCCGATCTCAGGGACGCGACTTTCTCCCCGAGCAGTGCGCGCGTCTGAGCAAGAAGGGCATCCGCGTCTCGACGATCGCCGTGGGCGCCGACGCCGACACCGAAATGATGGAGCAGATGGCCTCTCGCGGCGGCGGGGAATACTTCTTCGTCTCCAGCGCGTCCGCCCTCCCGCGGATCTTCCTCAAGGCGATCCGAGTCGCCCGGGCGCCCGCCTATCGCGAGGAGGTCTTCCAACCGCTGCTCATGCCCACGGGCGCGCCCGCAACCGTCGGGCTGTCGGCCCTCCCGCCGCTGAACGGGCTATGCCTCACCGAGTTTCGCAGGGACGCGACCGTCTCGAACGACATCGTCTCCGAGCAGGGCGAACCCTTGCTCAGCACCTGGGCCGTCGAACTGGGGCGCGTGGCGGCATTCACATCAGACACCGGCACGCCGAGCGGCGATTCGAGTCACGCCTGGGCCGATACATGGCTGGACTGGCCCGGATACGAGACGATGTGGTCCCAACTCGCGCGGGCGATCGCGCGACCGGCGACCAGCGTCTCGTTCACACCCACCACAACCAACGAGGGCGGTCGCACCCGGATCCGCCTTGAATCGATCGATGATTCCTTGCTCGCGCCCGACGCCGGCCCGCTCACCATGAAGGGCTCGGTATACGCGGGCAACTCAACGATGGCGGATCTTTCGTTCACGCCTGTGGGGCCAGGAGTCTTCGAGGCCACGATTCCAACGCCAAACTCCAGCGATGGACCGGCGATCATCATCGCAAGGCCGACGCGCATGCCCAACGCGAACTCGAGCAACACAGACCGCGCCTCAGCGTTATCGCCGGTCATCGTGGGCGTCTCGCCCCCGGCCTCCGCAGAGTTGGCGTCGCTCACCTCGAACAACACACTCCTGGAGCAGATCGCGAATCGCTCGGGCGGACGCGTTCTCGACCTCAACGACCCCGCAGCACGACTCTTTGTCCGAGCCGGAGTGCCGCCGCGCTTCGCGGTTACGCCGCTCACCATGCCGCTGCTCGCGTGGGCGATCGTGCTGCTGATGCTGGACATCGCCAACCGCCGCGTCGCCTGGGATCGGCTCTTCTCGACGGACGAGATCAGGGAGACCCAGCGAGCACTCGAAGAGAAATCACGCAAGGCGGCGGCGGGCGTCGGCGCCGCGCTCGGCAGCG